A genomic segment from Thermodesulfobacteriota bacterium encodes:
- a CDS encoding AAA family ATPase, which yields METALKENPDIQREDYIYKETCARFFRYKKKFGETNETAADLMGKPPELVSKYLKNDLDSHAKMVIQGTIRNFLNHNERSNPLPEGPVFSTTTVSRDIWEVCQWVQKSGVMGLITGPAGVGKTMTISKYKKKHETALVLTCGVTVKCLGAILEAVAEKLGIKLYGRTNSIYLDRIGERLRETHRLLIFDEAHFLDWSAYEAIRQLWDLSQTGIVYVGQQRVLAQMRGKRNTYLYDQIFSRIAVRRQVGGDISRDDVKLIAGSFCPELDRRSIDFLHQKATGDGHFRTLTNVLKLTVQMSEMSQKPINLSLLQQAFRFLMA from the coding sequence TTGGAGACGGCCTTAAAGGAAAATCCGGATATTCAGCGAGAAGATTATATTTACAAGGAGACCTGCGCGCGGTTTTTCCGTTATAAGAAGAAATTTGGCGAGACGAACGAGACGGCCGCAGATTTGATGGGGAAGCCGCCGGAGCTTGTATCCAAGTATCTTAAAAACGACCTGGATTCTCATGCAAAGATGGTAATCCAGGGAACTATCCGTAATTTTTTAAACCATAATGAGCGATCTAATCCCCTACCCGAAGGACCGGTCTTTTCTACTACAACGGTCTCTCGCGATATATGGGAGGTTTGCCAATGGGTCCAAAAATCTGGGGTGATGGGTTTGATTACCGGACCCGCAGGTGTGGGCAAAACCATGACGATCTCAAAATATAAGAAAAAACATGAAACTGCGCTCGTTCTGACCTGCGGTGTTACGGTGAAGTGTTTGGGCGCGATTTTGGAAGCTGTAGCCGAGAAACTCGGTATTAAGCTCTATGGCCGGACGAATTCAATATATTTAGACCGGATTGGTGAGCGTTTAAGGGAAACCCACCGGCTATTGATTTTCGATGAGGCGCATTTTTTAGACTGGTCGGCTTATGAGGCGATTCGGCAACTATGGGATCTGAGTCAAACGGGCATTGTTTACGTTGGCCAACAGCGTGTCTTGGCTCAGATGAGAGGCAAAAGGAACACGTACTTATACGATCAAATATTCAGTCGCATCGCTGTAAGACGACAGGTAGGCGGAGACATTTCAAGGGACGATGTGAAGCTAATCGCAGGGTCATTTTGTCCTGAATTAGATCGAAGGAGTATCGATTTCTTACATCAGAAGGCCACTGGCGATGGCCATTTCCGGACATTGACCAATGTTTTGAAGTTAACAGTCCAAATGTCCGAGATGTCCCAAAAACCCATAAATTTAAGCCTTCTCCAGCAGGCATTCAGATTTCTAATGGCGTAA
- a CDS encoding DUF1018 domain-containing protein, whose amino-acid sequence MKLTPSKGKGGIAVISKDQIKLIWVLARQLDLDSDELHEVVTGITGKDSIKALSVGEGIEVVNTMIRAGGRVKKKRRPRRKLPPNVVEMVTSEQLSYISYLEKRLGWQGNPERLGGFVRRIIKREVVRTKQEGIKVIQGLKSMVNRNKGGGIDGANEMSGN is encoded by the coding sequence ATGAAACTAACGCCAAGTAAGGGCAAAGGAGGGATTGCCGTGATTAGTAAGGACCAAATCAAATTGATCTGGGTACTGGCCCGGCAACTGGATCTGGATAGCGATGAGCTCCACGAAGTGGTTACCGGGATCACCGGCAAAGACTCGATTAAGGCCCTTTCGGTCGGGGAAGGTATAGAGGTTGTTAACACCATGATCCGGGCCGGGGGCAGAGTGAAGAAAAAGAGGAGGCCCCGGCGAAAGTTGCCGCCCAATGTGGTGGAGATGGTAACCAGCGAACAGCTAAGTTATATCAGTTACTTAGAGAAAAGACTCGGCTGGCAGGGCAACCCGGAACGTCTGGGGGGCTTTGTCAGGAGAATCATAAAAAGGGAGGTGGTAAGGACCAAACAGGAGGGAATCAAGGTTATTCAAGGGTTAAAGAGCATGGTTAACAGGAATAAAGGAGGTGGAATAGATGGAGCCAACGAAATGTCAGGAAACTAA
- a CDS encoding Mu-like prophage major head subunit gpT family protein — translation MNREKVLKDIERTLFYSDVQVGLNPVEKLGAALIKLFVPEYDTRGVGAFNSLRDAYVHFTGDDDINGMFYPHKASKELRACADFASNSFAFGLQNALSMYLSKTYKAFPYHEEILISEKKKATDFRKIHSVQLGYLGDLPDVDPEAANYDSVEQYADTESQYDLGHKGAILWVTRRHILNDSIGLVKDMVKRMARSARKTHARYVWNFYINNATCPDGTAWFTTEHGNLGNNALDLAPLVTAITALANMTEPGPSAEKLGLDLATFNWHLVVPIDLWDLAVKKNQGRDYYESDDLTTKVPNPCQRLFGDRNERIVTCPFMTDTNDWGVIRDREDVPIVEMSYMWGHEEPEFIIEEGPTEEHVFTADKIGYKIRHEYGGTLAGHPGGYKSVVTE, via the coding sequence ATGAACAGAGAAAAGGTATTGAAAGATATAGAAAGGACCCTTTTTTATAGTGATGTGCAGGTAGGACTGAACCCAGTCGAAAAGCTTGGGGCCGCCCTTATCAAGCTTTTCGTGCCCGAATATGACACCAGGGGCGTGGGGGCCTTCAACAGTCTTCGTGATGCCTATGTCCACTTTACAGGTGACGATGACATAAATGGCATGTTTTACCCTCACAAGGCGTCTAAAGAGTTACGGGCCTGTGCTGATTTCGCCTCCAATTCCTTTGCTTTTGGCTTGCAAAATGCCCTAAGCATGTACTTATCCAAGACGTACAAGGCTTTTCCTTATCATGAAGAGATCCTTATCTCCGAAAAGAAGAAGGCCACGGACTTTAGAAAAATCCATTCAGTCCAGTTGGGCTATTTGGGCGATCTTCCCGATGTGGACCCGGAGGCTGCCAACTACGATAGCGTAGAACAGTATGCCGATACGGAGTCGCAATACGATCTGGGCCATAAAGGTGCCATCCTATGGGTTACCAGGAGGCATATTCTGAATGACAGCATCGGTCTGGTAAAAGACATGGTCAAAAGGATGGCACGTAGCGCCCGAAAGACCCATGCCAGATATGTCTGGAATTTTTATATCAATAACGCTACATGCCCGGACGGGACGGCCTGGTTCACCACTGAGCATGGGAACCTTGGCAATAACGCCCTCGATCTAGCCCCTCTGGTGACCGCTATAACAGCACTGGCGAACATGACGGAACCCGGGCCAAGCGCAGAAAAGTTGGGCCTGGATCTCGCTACTTTTAACTGGCACCTGGTTGTGCCTATTGATTTGTGGGATCTCGCGGTAAAGAAAAACCAAGGCCGGGATTACTATGAATCCGATGATCTGACCACAAAAGTCCCTAATCCTTGTCAACGGCTATTTGGCGATCGCAACGAGAGGATCGTTACCTGCCCGTTTATGACGGATACAAATGACTGGGGAGTTATCAGGGATCGGGAAGACGTACCCATTGTTGAAATGTCCTACATGTGGGGACACGAAGAGCCCGAGTTTATTATTGAAGAAGGCCCCACAGAAGAGCATGTCTTCACAGCGGACAAGATTGGTTACAAGATCAGGCATGAATACGGCGGCACCCTGGCCGGTCATCCGGGTGGATATAAATCTGTCGTAACAGAATAA
- the mraZ gene encoding division/cell wall cluster transcriptional repressor MraZ: MFRGRSTHTLDSKGRLIIPARFREVLRAGYDDRLIITNLHRCLVAYPFEEWRLIENKTASLSAIDENVKAFLRLFISGAVECPLDRQGRVLIPPSLREYADLNKEIVLAGMLKNFEIWDKALWDEEISKSRENYPQLSATLAQIGI, translated from the coding sequence GTGTTTCGTGGCAGGTCAACACATACCCTGGATAGTAAGGGCCGCTTAATTATCCCGGCGCGGTTTCGCGAGGTTCTCAGGGCCGGGTACGATGACCGCCTTATTATAACCAATCTCCACCGTTGCTTAGTAGCCTACCCTTTTGAAGAGTGGCGGCTGATTGAGAATAAAACGGCTTCTCTATCTGCCATAGACGAGAATGTCAAGGCCTTTTTAAGGTTGTTTATCTCCGGCGCTGTGGAATGCCCTCTGGACCGGCAGGGGAGGGTCCTCATTCCTCCCAGCCTTCGTGAATATGCGGACCTGAATAAAGAGATTGTATTAGCCGGGATGCTTAAAAACTTTGAGATATGGGATAAGGCCCTATGGGATGAGGAGATCAGTAAATCCCGGGAGAATTATCCGCAACTGAGCGCAACATTAGCCCAAATCGGGATTTAA
- the rsmH gene encoding 16S rRNA (cytosine(1402)-N(4))-methyltransferase RsmH, translating to MTRWHVPVMREEVLHHLDCHPGGIYVDGTVGMGGHAAAILERIKPEGSLVGIDWDEDSLHIAREHLAPFGNRVILVKGNFADLPLIAQELKIEKVDGVLLDLGISSYHLEQSGRGFSFKQDEILDMRIDKQNPLTARHIVNRFPERELEKIIKEFGEERWARRIAKVIGRQREREPLNTAVQLASLVASAIPRKFHPANIHPATRTFQALRIAVNRELENLARAIQGIVGLLKPGGRFCIISFHSLEDRIVKRKFQEMEQTGLMGERPVLRRITRKPIIPSPEECAANPRARSAKLRVAERLAA from the coding sequence GTGACCAGATGGCATGTACCCGTTATGCGTGAGGAAGTCCTTCATCATCTGGACTGTCATCCTGGCGGCATATATGTTGATGGAACCGTAGGCATGGGAGGTCACGCCGCGGCTATATTAGAAAGAATCAAACCTGAGGGGAGCTTGGTCGGTATTGACTGGGATGAGGACTCTCTGCATATAGCGCGTGAGCATTTAGCCCCCTTCGGCAACCGTGTTATCCTGGTAAAAGGGAATTTTGCCGACTTGCCGCTTATAGCGCAAGAGCTGAAGATTGAAAAGGTTGACGGGGTATTACTGGATCTGGGCATTTCTTCTTATCATCTGGAGCAGAGCGGCCGGGGGTTCAGCTTTAAACAGGATGAAATACTTGATATGCGCATAGACAAACAAAATCCATTGACTGCCCGGCATATTGTTAACCGTTTCCCTGAGAGAGAACTGGAGAAGATTATAAAGGAATTCGGAGAAGAAAGGTGGGCGCGGAGGATTGCCAAGGTAATCGGCCGGCAGCGGGAAAGAGAGCCGCTTAACACCGCCGTACAACTGGCTTCGCTGGTTGCTTCGGCCATACCGCGCAAGTTCCACCCCGCCAATATTCATCCGGCCACACGTACGTTTCAGGCCTTGCGGATCGCGGTCAACCGGGAATTAGAGAATCTGGCCCGTGCGATACAGGGTATTGTCGGTCTCCTCAAGCCGGGGGGGCGGTTCTGCATTATTTCCTTTCACTCCCTCGAAGATAGAATTGTCAAAAGAAAATTCCAGGAGATGGAACAGACCGGACTCATGGGTGAACGGCCTGTGTTGCGTCGGATTACACGTAAACCCATTATTCCGTCACCTGAGGAATGTGCCGCTAACCCGCGGGCCCGCAGCGCTAAGTTAAGGGTGGCGGAGCGGCTCGCGGCTTAA
- a CDS encoding cell division protein FtsL: MSNVSTIRLPKRAFIGNLAVGKKAKHKTARLSLPGGKIALACSLAICLLSLVALGSTITESESQGIVAGKQNKKLLSENHRLQQEWKYLKSPARIEQLAKCELGLQRPSKEQLVIIR; the protein is encoded by the coding sequence ATGTCTAATGTTTCTACCATTCGCTTGCCCAAAAGGGCATTTATCGGAAACCTGGCCGTCGGAAAGAAGGCTAAACACAAGACCGCCAGGTTATCCTTGCCCGGCGGAAAAATTGCCCTGGCGTGCAGCCTGGCGATATGTCTCCTGTCACTTGTGGCATTAGGAAGCACGATTACAGAAAGCGAGTCACAGGGGATCGTTGCCGGGAAACAAAATAAGAAACTTCTAAGCGAAAATCACAGATTACAGCAGGAATGGAAATATCTAAAATCTCCGGCACGGATAGAACAATTGGCAAAATGTGAACTGGGATTGCAACGTCCATCCAAAGAACAGCTTGTGATTATTAGATGA